The genomic stretch CACGTTGCGCGGCGGGCGGCGCGCCGCCGCCAGGTCGATGCTGCCCGGCGCATCGAAGCGCAGCACCACCTGCCCGTCCTCGGCCTGCGCGGTGTAGGGCACGCGGGTTGGCCAGTCGAACACCAGGCGGCCGTGGTCGGCATGGCTGCCCGCGCGCAACGGCACGCGCGGGCCCTCCTGCGCGCCCGCCGGGGCAGCGAGCAGCAACAGCAGCGCCAGCGCACCCGCGGCGCGCATCAGTCGAAGCTCGCCAGCAGCCGGTCGATCTCGGCCTGCGAGGTCGCGCCCCCGGGCAATTGCGGGCCGTTCGCCAGGGCGCGTCCCTCGGTCACCGGTTCCGCCGGCGCCGGCGCGACGGGCGCCGGCCGGCCCGATGCATTGGCCACCGCCGCCTCGACGCGCGATTCGATGGCCTTGAGCGCGCTGACCACCTTGCCGATGCGCTGGCCGGTGATGTCCTGGAAGGAACAGGCCTCGTAGATGCGCGTCACCGCGTCCTGCAGCGTGGCGGCCGCGGCCTCCGGGACCTCGGCCTGCAGTTTCTCGAGCGCCTCGCAGCAATCCAGGATCTCGTTGGTCGCCTGCGCCGTGTGGCCGACGATGGCGTCCAGCTCGTCGGTGGCCGACGGGATATGCGCGCCGGTGATGTCGTCCACCGACAGCGCCGCGATCTCGGCCTTGGCGCGCGCGATGGTGCGGCCCAGGCCTTCGAGTTCGGCCAGCAGCGCCGCCTCGCGCGCCGTCAGGTCGCCGGCCATCGAGGTGAGCACGGCGCGCACCGCCGCCTCGATCCGGTCGTCGCCGGGGCTGCCGTCAGGCATGGACCATCACCTTCTCGATCTTCTCCTTCAGCGTCTCGGCGTTGAAGGGCTTCACGATGTAGTTCGACACGCCCGCCTGCTTGGCCGCGACCACGTTCTCGGTCTTGCTCTCGGCGGTGATCATGATGAAGGGCAGGTTCTTCAGGCGCGCATCCGCCCGCACCTCCTTGAGCAGATCGAGGCCGGTCATCGGCGCCATGTTCCAGTCGCTGATCACCAGGCCGAAATTGCCCGCGCGCAGCTTGGCCAGCGCCTCCTGCCCGTCGGTCGCCTCGTCCACGTTGTTGAAGTCGAGCTGCTTGAGCAGGTTGCGGATGATGCGCAGCATCGTGCGGTAGTCGTCCACGATCAGGACGTTCATGTTCTTGTCCATGGGTCCTTCGGTACCTCCTGGGGTTCGGGTCAGTTGGCGGCGGTCCGGCGCGCGCGGTGGCGCGCCAGCTCGGTTGTCACGAGCCGCGCCTGCTCGGCGCGCATCGCGCCGATCACGGGGGCTGCCTTGCGTTCGCCCATGCGGTCCAGGATCTCGACCAGGATGGGCATCTCGAGCTCGTTGAAGATCGCCGCCGCGTCGCGCGGGCGCATCGCCTCATAGGTGCGCACCAGGCCGCGCCAGCCGGCTTCCTCGCGCTCGGTGCGGGAGCGGTCCAGCGCCTCCAGCCGCTGCTGCAGCGCGGTCAGTTCCTCGACACGGCGCGCGAGGCGCCGTTCGGTCGCCTGCAGGACCACCTCCTGCGCGACCACGGCCTGCTCGCGCGCCTCGATCTCGGTGCGCCGGGCGCGCAACTGTTCGAGCAGCGCGCGCTCGGCCGCGGTGGCCGGGTCGGGGGCCGCGACCGGGATCGCCTGCGGCGCGGCGGCCGGCGGCTGGGCGGGCGCGCGCGCCGCACTGACCGGCGCCGGCGCGGGGGCCGGCGCGGGTGCCGGCGGCGGGTCGGCCGCGCGCGCCGGTGCGACCACCGCGGCACCGCCCCGCAGCAGCCCGACCAGGCTTTCCGCCTTCACGACGAACAGCCCCGCCATCGCGGCGATCGCGACAGGCAGCAGGCGCGGGCGGATCATCAGCCCTGCCCCCGCGCGGCACCCAGCGCCAGTGCGCGCACCAGGTCGCGTTCGGCCTGGCTTTGCAGCGGCGCGGGTTCGGCCGCGCGCGGCGCCTCGGCGGCGATCGGGCGCCCGGCGCGCACCAGGCCCTCCAGCCGATCGGCCAGCGTCTCGGCCCGCTCGATCAGGTAGCGCAGGTCGTCGCGCAGGGGTTCCGCCGCGGCGGTGCGTTCCGCCACCTGGCGCCCGGCCAGTTCGGCCGAGGCCCGCAGGCGCACCATCGCGGCCTCCGCCATGCGCGCCGCCTCGCCCAGCCCCTGCGCGCTGCCTTCCAGCGCGCCGCGGTCGCGACGGATCTCCCGCAGCGCGCGTTCGAGCCGCAGCGCGAAGGGAATGGCCGCCCCCAGCAGCCCCAGCAATACCAGTTGCAGACCCCATTCGAGCATCGACATCGATCAGGCCTCCATCCGGCGCGCACGCCCGTATTCACGCGCGATGCGCACCGCCAGGCGCTGGTCCTGCCGGCCCAGTTCGCCCTCGAACATCGCGATGTCGCCGCAGCGCAGGCGCACCGGCGCGCCTGGCGCGACACCCAGCGCGATGCGGTCGCCCACCTTGAGGTCGAGGACGGTCGACAGCGGCAGCAGCTGTTCGTCCAGCACGACGTCCAGCGCCACCTCGGTCGAGCGCAGTTCCTCCGCGAGGTGCGTCTCCCAGATGCTGTCGCGACCGAATTTCTCGCCCATGAATTGCTGCAGCAGCAATTCGCGCACGGGCTCCAGCGTGGCGTAGGGCAGCAGCAATTCGAGCTTGCCGCCGCGATCCTCCATGTCGACGCGCAGGCGCACCATCACGCAGGCATTGGACGGGCGCGAGATGGCGGCGAAGCGCGGGTTGACCTCGAGCCGGTCGAATTCGAACTTCACCGGGCACAGCGGTTCGAAGGCCGCGGTCACGTCCTCCAGCACCACGCCGATCAGGCGTTCGACCAGCGTGCGTTCGATGGTGGTGTAGGGGCGGCCTTCGATGCGCATGGCCGCGGTGCCCCGCCGCCCGCCCAGCAGCACGTCCACCACCGAATAGATCAGCGCGGAATCGACCACCACCAGGCCGTAATTGTCCCACTGCTTCACATGGGCCACGCCCAGCATCGCCGGCAGCGGGATGGAATTCAGGTAGTCCGCGAAGCGCAGCGAGACGATGCCGTCGATCGAGACTTCCACATTGTCGGACGTGAAGTTGCGCAGCGTGGTCGACATCAGGCGCACCAGCCGGTCGAACACGATCTCCAGCATCGGCAGGCGTTCATACGACACCAGGCCGGAGGAGATGATCTTCTGGATGCCACTTTCCTCGGTGCTGCCACCGCCGCCACCCTCGAAGCCCAGCAGGCTGTCGATCTCGGCCTGGTTGAGCACGCGCGTGGCATCGGGCGGCGGCGCGGCTTCCTGCTCGGGCTGCGCGCCTTCTTCCTCGAGCGCCGCGCCCCAGGCGGCGGCCAGGTCTTCGTCGTCGCCCTGGTTCTCGCCCTGCCCGCTCACTGGACCAGGATCTCCACGAACAGCACGTCGGTGACGCGCGGCGCGGGCTGCGTGCTGCCCGGCGGCGGTGACAGCGCGATGTTGGCGCGCGCCACCAGTTCCGTGCGCAGCCGGTGCGTCCCCGCCGACCCGCGCAATTCCTCCGGGCGCGTCTCGCGCAGATGGGTCTGGAACAGGTCGAGCAGCCGGGGCATGGCGGCGGTGATCGCCGCGGCGTCCTCCGCGCGCGTGATCTCGAGCTTGCTGCGTAGCTTCACGAAGACCGGCCGGCGCCCGCTCGCGTTCAGGTTGGTGACGATCTCTGGCATGTCGAAGAAGGCAGGGGGGCGCGGCGCGGCATCGGCCGCGGCGGTGGCGCCTTCGCCCGCGGCGGCCGGCGGCGGGCCCATGCCCAGCAGCCCCGGCAGGATGCCGGTGAACCACAGCCCGGCGCCCGCGCCGAGCAGCACCACAGGCACTGCGATCAGCAGGAGCTTCTTCTTGCCCCCGCCGCCCTTTGCACCTTCGGTCGCTTCTGCCGCTTCGGGCGCCGCCGACATCCACAGCCTCCTGCCGAGGGGCGCATCCTCCGCTGCTGCCGTTAAGGAAGGCTTGCGCCGCGCGCGCCGCCCGGGCGGATGTGCCGTGCGCCGGGCGCGCCCTGCCGGCCCCGGGCAGCTTCTGCCGCCTGGACGGGCGCTGCGGGCTGGCACGCCGGTTGCCCTTTCCGCCCCGGCCACCGCCGGAGACACGCCGCATGGACAGCCCGGGCTACATCATCCTCTCGCGCCTCGCGCTGCAGAACCGCGCCACGCAGGTGCTCGCGCACAATCTCGCGAATGCCGATACGCCCGGCTTCCGCGCGCTGCGCCCGGTCTTCGGCGAATTCATCCAGCGCCAGGACCAGGGCGGCGTGCCCCCCGGCGGACGCCCGGTCGCCTTCGTGCAGGACCGCGCCACCTGGCGGGACATGGACCTCGGCTCCATGCAGGTCACCGGCAATCCTCTCGATGCCGCCATCACCGGGGAGGGCTTCTTCGCGGTCGAGACCCCGCGCGGCGAACGCTACACGCGCGCCGGCCGCTTCAGCCTCGGCGAGGGCGGGCGGATCGTCGACATGGAAGGCAACGCGGTGCTCAACACCGATGGCGCGCCCATCGCGGTCTCACCCAACGACACGCGCATCGAAATCCAGGGCGACGGCACCATCCGCAGCGAGAACGGCGTGCTCGGCCGGCTGCGCGTGGTGCGCTTCGACAACCCGCAGGCGCTGCGCGCCGAGGGCGACCGCGTCTTCGAGGCGAATGGCGCCGAGGCCCAGGCGGTCGAGCGCCCCGCCATCCGGCAGGGCGTGCTCGAAGGCAGTAACGTCCGGCCCATTCTCGAAATGACGCGCCTGACGGCCGAACTGCGCGAATTCCAGTTCGCCGCGCAATTCGCCGAGAAGGAAGGCGAACGCCTGTCCACCGCCGTCGAGCGCATCCTGCGCCGGCGCTCGTAAGGATCACCCCGAATGCGATCCCTCCACGTCGCCGCCACCGGCATGATGGCCCAGCAGAACAATGTCGAGGTCATCTCCAACAACATCGCGAACATCTCGACCACCGGCTACAAGCGCCGCCGGGCCGAATTCCAGGACCTGATCTACCAGAACCTGCGCCGCACCGGATCGCAGTCGGCCGATACCGGCACCACGCTGCCCTCCGGCGCGCAGATCGGCCTCGGCGTGCGTACCGCCGCCGTCTACCGCATCCCCGAACAGGGCAACCTGCAGCAGACCGAGAACCGCTTCGACATCGCCATCCGCGGCAACGGCTATTTCCAGATCCAGCTGCCCAGCGGCGAGACCGCCTATACCCGCGACGGCACCTTCGGGCTGAGCGCAGAAGGCACCATCGTCACCGCGGAAGGCTTCGTGGTGAACCCGGGCATCACCATCCCGGCCAATGCGCGCGACGTCACCATCAACGCGAATGGCGAGGTGCTGGCCAAGCTGGATGGCCAGGTGCAGCCGCAGAACGTGGGCCAGCTGCAGCTCGCGATCTTCCCCAACGAAGGCGGGCTGGAAGCGATCGGTGACAACCTGTTCCTCGCCACGCCGTCATCGGGCGACGCCCAGCAGGGCGCACCGGGCACGGTCGGCTACGGCCAGACCATGCAGGGCTTCATCGAGACATCCAACGTCAACGTCGTGCAGGAGATCACGTCCCTGATCACCGCGCAGCGCGCCTACGAGATGAACTCCCGCGTCATCACCGCATCCGACGAGATGCTCTCCACCCTCACGAGGCTCCGCTGATGTTCCGCCGCACCCTGTTCGCGCTGCCGCTGCTGGCCCTGCCCGCGCGCGCCGACGCCCTGCCCCCGCATCCGCGCCCGGTCGTGCTGGCCGAGGACGCCATGCTGCGCCTGGGCGACATCTTCGAGAACGCCGGCGCGCGCGCCACCCAGGCGGTGGGCGCGGCCCCCGCGCCGGGGCGACGGATGCTGCTCGATGCCGCCAACCTTGCCGCCATCGCGCGCCGCCACGGCCTGCCCTGGCAGCCGCTGTCCGGCGAGGAGCGCTCCGTCGTCGAGCGCCCCGGCCGCCCGGTCGCGCGCGACGAGATCGAGGCCCTGCTGCGGCTCGAACTGGCCCGCCTTGGTGCCGATGCGGAGTACGACCTGGACCTGCCGGGCTTCGCCCCGCCGCTGGTGCCGATCGCAGCCCTGCCCGAGATCTCGCTCGAAGCGCCGCACTACGACGCCTCGACCCGCCGCTTCGCCGCCACGCTGGTGGTGGCGGCCGAGGGCATGGCGATGCAGCGCCTGCGCATCGCCGGGCGCGCCATGCCGACCGTGCCGGTGGTGCTGGCCACCCGCCGCATGGCCGTGGGCGAGGTGGTGCGCGCATCCGACATCGAGGAACGCCGCCTGCGCGCCGAACGCGTGCGCCCGGGGATGGCCCAGCGCGCCGAGGACGTCATCGGCCGCCAGCTGCGCCGCCCGATCGGCTCCGCCATGCCCTTCGTGACGGTCGACCTGGTGGCCCCGGTGGTGGTCGCCAAGAACCAGCTGGTGCTGATGGTGCTGGAGGCGCCGGGCCTCGCGCTCACCGCGCAGGGCCGCGCGCTCGAGGCCGCCGCGATCGGCGAGGTGGTGCAGGTGATGAACCTCGCCTCCCGCCAGGTCGTCGAGGCCGAGGTCGTCGGCCCCGCCCGCGTGCGCGTGCGCCCGGGTGCCGCGCCGCTGATCCTCGCCGGGCGGCGCTGAGCCATGAAGCGCCTGGTCCTCCTCGCCCTGCCGCTCGCCATGGCCGCCTGTTCGGGCGCCGAGCGCCTGTCACGCCTGGGCGACCCGCCCGAGATGGCGAATGTCACCAACCCCACCGCCGACCCGCGCTGGCGCCCGGTGACGATGCCCATGCCCAACCCGCAGGACCCGCCGCTGGCGAACAACTCCCTGTGGCGGCCAGGCAGCCGCACCTTCCTGCGCGACCAGCGCGCCGCGGCGGTGGGCGACATCATCACCGTCCTGGTCGCGATCCAGGACGACGCCGAATTGCAGAACCGCACCACGCGGTCGCGCGACAATTCGGAATCGATGGGCGTGCCGCGGCTGCTCGGCCTCGATGCCTCCTACGGCCGGCTGTTCCCCGGCGGCTTCGACCCGTCGAACATGGTGCAGGGCAATTCGACCAGCGGCGTGAACGGCACCGGCGCCACGCGGCGCAGCGAATCCGTCACGCTGCGCGTCGCGGCCACGGTCACGCAGACACTGCCCAACGGCAACCTGGTGGTGACCGGACGGCAGCAGGTGCGCGTCAATTCCGAACTGCGCGACCTGACCGTGGGCGGCGTGATCCGCCCGCAGGACATCGCCTCCGACAACACGGTGCGGCACGACCGCCTGGCGGAAGCGCGCATCGCCTATGGCGGCCGCGGCACGATCAGCGACGTTCAGCGCCCGCGCGTGGGGCAGGAACTGTTGGACGTGATCCTGCCCTTCTGATCAGCGTGTGAGGTTCACCTTCGCGAGGTCGATCACCTCGCGCGCGCGACCGTCCATCACGGCCTTGAGCAGGAACAGGCCGAAGTCGCGCACATTGCCCAGGCTGGTGCGCGGCGGGATCACCAGTTCCTGCCGCGCGCTGACCACATCCACCAGCGCGGGGCCGTCATGGGCGAAGGCTTCCTCGAGCGCGCCGCGCAGCGCCTGCGGCTTCTCCACGCGGATGCCCTTGATGCCCATCGCATTCGCCATGGCAGCGAAGTCGGGGTTCTTCAGCTCGACCCCGGTATCGAGGAAGCCGGCCGCCTTCATCTCGAGCTCGACGAAGCCGAGCGTGCCGTTGTTCAGCACCACCACCTTCACCGGCAGCCCCACCTGCGTGAGCGTGATCAGGTCGCCCATCGACATGGTGAAGCCGCCATCGCCCGACATCGACACCACCTGGCGGCCGGGGAAGGCGCATTGCGCGCCGATCGCCTGCACCATCGCACTCGCCATCGAGCCGTGGTTGAACGACCCGACCAGCCGCCGCTTCCCGTTCATCGGGATGTAGCGCGCCGCCCAGACCGTGGGCGTGCCGACATCGCAGGTGATGACGGCGTCCTCGGTGGCGATCTCGCCCACCAGGCGCGAGAGGTATTGCGGGTGGATGATGTCGCTGTCCGGGCTGCTCTCGGCCAGCGCATCGAGGTCGCGGCGCGCGGTCCGGTAATGCGCCAGCGCGCTGTCCAGGTGGGCGCGGTCCGGCTGGTCCTGCAGCAGCGGCAGCAGCGCCGCCAGGGTCGCGCGCACGTCGCCGACCAGCCCCTGCACCAGCGGGCAGCGGTTGCCCAGCGCCTCGGGGCTCAAATCCACCTGCACGACCTTGGCGTGCTCCGGGTAGAACTGCCGGTAGGGAAAGCCCGCGCCCAGGATGACCAGCGTCTCGCAGGCCTTCATCGCCGCATAGCCGGACGCGAAGCCGATGAAGCCCGTCATGCCGACATCGAAGGGATTGTCGTATTCCAGGATGTCCTTGGCGCGCAGCGTGCGCACGATCGGTGCCTTCAATTTGGCCGCGAGCGCCATCACCTCGTCCTGCGCGCCCGCGCAGCCGGCGCCGCAGAGCAGCGTCGTGCGCCCGCCCGCGTTCAGCAGGGCGGCGAGCGTCGCGAGTTCATCGGCCGCCGGCACGATGCGCGGCGCGACGGGCGCGACCCAGGGCGCCGGCGTCGCATCGAGCGGCTTCAGCGCCACGTCGCCCGGCAGCACCACGACGGCGACACCCTTGCGCGCGACCGCCACGCGCATGGCGCGCTGCAGCACCTGCGGCAGCATGGCCGGGTGCGACACCAGCTCGACATAGTGGCTGCAGCCCTGGAACAGGATCTCGGGGTGCGTGGCCTGGAAATAGTCGATGCCGATCTCGCTGCTCGGGATATGCGCGGCCAGTGCGAGCACCGGCGCGCCGGAGCGCTGGCAATCGTACAGCCCGTTGATGAGGTGCAGGTTGCCCGGCCCGCAACTGCCCGCGCACACCGCGAGCTGGCCGGTCAGCTGTGCCTCCGCCCCCGCGGCGAAGGCCGCGGCTTCCTCGTGGCGCACATGCACCCAATCGATCGCGCCGTGCCGGCGCAGGCTGTCGGTCACGCCGTTCAGGCTGTCGCCGACCACGCCGTAGATGCGCTTCACCCCGGCGGCTTCGAGCGAGGCGGCGAGGAAGTCGGCGGCGGTCTGGGTCACGGGCGGCTCCGTCGTTGCGCCGCCGAGCCTAGACGCCCTGCCCGTCGCCTCGCCACCACTCCCGAAGCGCTCCGCCCAGGAAAGGGCCGCGGAGGTGCCCCGCGGCCGGGGGTCTAGGGGGGCCCTGCCCCCCCTACCGCCGGGAGGTTAGGGTTGGCGTCGCGGCTAACCTCCCCGGCGGACAAACCAAATGTGCGGGCGATATTTCCAGGCGCGTGGATCGGGCGACATCGCGCGCTACTTCGGCACGACGAACGCGGTGCCGAACCTCATCCCATCCTTCAACAAGGCGCCGACGCAGGACGGCCTGGTGGTGCGCCGCCATCCCGAAACCGGTGCGTTGCACCTTGATGTGCTGCGCTGGGGCCTGGTGCCGCGCTGGGCGAAGGATGCGACCGGCGGCGCGCGCATGATGAACGCTCGGGGCGAGACCGTCGCGGAAAAGCCCGCCTTCCGCGACGCCTTCGCGAAACGCCGCTGCCTGGTGCCGATGGACGGCTTCTACGAATGGCGCACGGAAGGAAAGGCCAAGCAGCCCTTCGCCTGTTCGCTGAAATCCGGCGAACCCATGGCCTGCGCGGGCTTGTGGGAAGGCTGGAAGCAGCCCGATGGCGACTGGCTGCGCACCTATTCCATCGTTACCTGTGCCGCCGCCGGCCGCCAGGCGCTGCTGCACGAACGCATGCCGGTGATCCTGCCGCGCGAGGCCTGGGACGACTGGCTGGCGGGCGAGGACCCCGCCGCGTTGCTCAAGCCGGCCGAGGATGCGCTGCTCGCCTTCTGGCCGGTCGATGCGCGCGTCGGCCGCGTGAAGGAGGATGATGCGGGGCTGATCGCGCGCGACGCGCTGGCCGTGGCGCCGGCTGGGCTGGACGACGCGCCGCCGACGCTCGGCTGATCCGCGCCCGCCCTGGTCAATCGTCCAGCGGCAGCGTGAGGCCCCGCTGCGCGAGCGAACCGCGCCAGGCCTCGATGACGCGCGGCGGCACCAGGCGGCGCAGCACGGCGCGGTCGAGCGTCGCGGCGTCGGTCGACAGCGGGATGACCAGGATCGCGTCGGAGCCGCGCACCGACATCGCCACCTCGTCATGCAGCGTCGCCGACCTTCCGCCCCCGTGCCGCGTCCGGTGCCCGATGCCGGTGATGGTGTCGAAGGCGACCGCCTGGCGGAACGCGCGCAGGCCGTCGCACCCCTCGAAGACCAGGCTGTCGCCGCCGACCAGGATGCGGTGCGTGGTGCGCCCGTCGAG from Roseomonas fluvialis encodes the following:
- a CDS encoding MotE family protein → MIRPRLLPVAIAAMAGLFVVKAESLVGLLRGGAAVVAPARAADPPPAPAPAPAPAPVSAARAPAQPPAAAPQAIPVAAPDPATAAERALLEQLRARRTEIEAREQAVVAQEVVLQATERRLARRVEELTALQQRLEALDRSRTEREEAGWRGLVRTYEAMRPRDAAAIFNELEMPILVEILDRMGERKAAPVIGAMRAEQARLVTTELARHRARRTAAN
- a CDS encoding DUF6468 domain-containing protein; the protein is MSMLEWGLQLVLLGLLGAAIPFALRLERALREIRRDRGALEGSAQGLGEAARMAEAAMVRLRASAELAGRQVAERTAAAEPLRDDLRYLIERAETLADRLEGLVRAGRPIAAEAPRAAEPAPLQSQAERDLVRALALGAARGQG
- a CDS encoding flagellar basal body-associated FliL family protein; its protein translation is MSAAPEAAEATEGAKGGGGKKKLLLIAVPVVLLGAGAGLWFTGILPGLLGMGPPPAAAGEGATAAADAAPRPPAFFDMPEIVTNLNASGRRPVFVKLRSKLEITRAEDAAAITAAMPRLLDLFQTHLRETRPEELRGSAGTHRLRTELVARANIALSPPPGSTQPAPRVTDVLFVEILVQ
- the flgH gene encoding flagellar basal body L-ring protein FlgH, translating into MKRLVLLALPLAMAACSGAERLSRLGDPPEMANVTNPTADPRWRPVTMPMPNPQDPPLANNSLWRPGSRTFLRDQRAAAVGDIITVLVAIQDDAELQNRTTRSRDNSESMGVPRLLGLDASYGRLFPGGFDPSNMVQGNSTSGVNGTGATRRSESVTLRVAATVTQTLPNGNLVVTGRQQVRVNSELRDLTVGGVIRPQDIASDNTVRHDRLAEARIAYGGRGTISDVQRPRVGQELLDVILPF
- a CDS encoding protein phosphatase CheZ, which encodes MPDGSPGDDRIEAAVRAVLTSMAGDLTAREAALLAELEGLGRTIARAKAEIAALSVDDITGAHIPSATDELDAIVGHTAQATNEILDCCEALEKLQAEVPEAAAATLQDAVTRIYEACSFQDITGQRIGKVVSALKAIESRVEAAVANASGRPAPVAPAPAEPVTEGRALANGPQLPGGATSQAEIDRLLASFD
- a CDS encoding chemotaxis response regulator CheY, with product MDKNMNVLIVDDYRTMLRIIRNLLKQLDFNNVDEATDGQEALAKLRAGNFGLVISDWNMAPMTGLDLLKEVRADARLKNLPFIMITAESKTENVVAAKQAGVSNYIVKPFNAETLKEKIEKVMVHA
- the flgG gene encoding flagellar basal-body rod protein FlgG, which produces MRSLHVAATGMMAQQNNVEVISNNIANISTTGYKRRRAEFQDLIYQNLRRTGSQSADTGTTLPSGAQIGLGVRTAAVYRIPEQGNLQQTENRFDIAIRGNGYFQIQLPSGETAYTRDGTFGLSAEGTIVTAEGFVVNPGITIPANARDVTINANGEVLAKLDGQVQPQNVGQLQLAIFPNEGGLEAIGDNLFLATPSSGDAQQGAPGTVGYGQTMQGFIETSNVNVVQEITSLITAQRAYEMNSRVITASDEMLSTLTRLR
- the flgA gene encoding flagellar basal body P-ring formation chaperone FlgA, giving the protein MFRRTLFALPLLALPARADALPPHPRPVVLAEDAMLRLGDIFENAGARATQAVGAAPAPGRRMLLDAANLAAIARRHGLPWQPLSGEERSVVERPGRPVARDEIEALLRLELARLGADAEYDLDLPGFAPPLVPIAALPEISLEAPHYDASTRRFAATLVVAAEGMAMQRLRIAGRAMPTVPVVLATRRMAVGEVVRASDIEERRLRAERVRPGMAQRAEDVIGRQLRRPIGSAMPFVTVDLVAPVVVAKNQLVLMVLEAPGLALTAQGRALEAAAIGEVVQVMNLASRQVVEAEVVGPARVRVRPGAAPLILAGRR
- the poxB gene encoding ubiquinone-dependent pyruvate dehydrogenase, with product MTQTAADFLAASLEAAGVKRIYGVVGDSLNGVTDSLRRHGAIDWVHVRHEEAAAFAAGAEAQLTGQLAVCAGSCGPGNLHLINGLYDCQRSGAPVLALAAHIPSSEIGIDYFQATHPEILFQGCSHYVELVSHPAMLPQVLQRAMRVAVARKGVAVVVLPGDVALKPLDATPAPWVAPVAPRIVPAADELATLAALLNAGGRTTLLCGAGCAGAQDEVMALAAKLKAPIVRTLRAKDILEYDNPFDVGMTGFIGFASGYAAMKACETLVILGAGFPYRQFYPEHAKVVQVDLSPEALGNRCPLVQGLVGDVRATLAALLPLLQDQPDRAHLDSALAHYRTARRDLDALAESSPDSDIIHPQYLSRLVGEIATEDAVITCDVGTPTVWAARYIPMNGKRRLVGSFNHGSMASAMVQAIGAQCAFPGRQVVSMSGDGGFTMSMGDLITLTQVGLPVKVVVLNNGTLGFVELEMKAAGFLDTGVELKNPDFAAMANAMGIKGIRVEKPQALRGALEEAFAHDGPALVDVVSARQELVIPPRTSLGNVRDFGLFLLKAVMDGRAREVIDLAKVNLTR
- the flgF gene encoding flagellar basal-body rod protein FlgF, translated to MDSPGYIILSRLALQNRATQVLAHNLANADTPGFRALRPVFGEFIQRQDQGGVPPGGRPVAFVQDRATWRDMDLGSMQVTGNPLDAAITGEGFFAVETPRGERYTRAGRFSLGEGGRIVDMEGNAVLNTDGAPIAVSPNDTRIEIQGDGTIRSENGVLGRLRVVRFDNPQALRAEGDRVFEANGAEAQAVERPAIRQGVLEGSNVRPILEMTRLTAELREFQFAAQFAEKEGERLSTAVERILRRRS
- the fliM gene encoding flagellar motor switch protein FliM, whose product is MSGQGENQGDDEDLAAAWGAALEEEGAQPEQEAAPPPDATRVLNQAEIDSLLGFEGGGGGSTEESGIQKIISSGLVSYERLPMLEIVFDRLVRLMSTTLRNFTSDNVEVSIDGIVSLRFADYLNSIPLPAMLGVAHVKQWDNYGLVVVDSALIYSVVDVLLGGRRGTAAMRIEGRPYTTIERTLVERLIGVVLEDVTAAFEPLCPVKFEFDRLEVNPRFAAISRPSNACVMVRLRVDMEDRGGKLELLLPYATLEPVRELLLQQFMGEKFGRDSIWETHLAEELRSTEVALDVVLDEQLLPLSTVLDLKVGDRIALGVAPGAPVRLRCGDIAMFEGELGRQDQRLAVRIAREYGRARRMEA
- a CDS encoding SOS response-associated peptidase is translated as MCGRYFQARGSGDIARYFGTTNAVPNLIPSFNKAPTQDGLVVRRHPETGALHLDVLRWGLVPRWAKDATGGARMMNARGETVAEKPAFRDAFAKRRCLVPMDGFYEWRTEGKAKQPFACSLKSGEPMACAGLWEGWKQPDGDWLRTYSIVTCAAAGRQALLHERMPVILPREAWDDWLAGEDPAALLKPAEDALLAFWPVDARVGRVKEDDAGLIARDALAVAPAGLDDAPPTLG